Proteins from a single region of Candidatus Puniceispirillum marinum IMCC1322:
- a CDS encoding glutathione S-transferase family protein, which yields MHVLHHYQLSAASRFIRLVLAERDVVYLPKLEIPWERNEDFLRLNPAGDVPVMVSDNHGVIAGAMVIAEYIEESESPALLWGDIAARADIRRLVHWFEVKFANEVGTPLLSERVIKRFSGEGQPSSAVIRAALSNLNIHMQYIDWLAEQGSWLAGKQLSLADLAASAHLSVLDYLGDINWEKHPEAKTWYAKMKSRPSFRELLADQVIGLKPPAYYSNTDF from the coding sequence ATGCATGTACTGCATCACTATCAGCTATCCGCCGCATCGCGTTTCATCCGTTTGGTTCTGGCCGAGAGGGATGTGGTTTATTTGCCAAAGCTGGAAATACCATGGGAGCGTAATGAAGATTTTCTGCGCCTCAATCCTGCTGGTGACGTACCTGTTATGGTTTCCGATAATCATGGCGTGATTGCGGGGGCAATGGTGATCGCTGAATATATCGAAGAAAGCGAAAGCCCAGCCTTGCTGTGGGGTGATATTGCGGCGCGGGCAGATATTCGGCGTCTTGTGCATTGGTTTGAAGTCAAGTTTGCTAACGAGGTTGGTACCCCCTTATTGTCTGAGCGGGTGATAAAACGATTTTCTGGCGAAGGGCAGCCATCTTCAGCTGTTATTCGGGCAGCGCTAAGCAATCTGAACATCCATATGCAATATATTGATTGGCTTGCCGAACAGGGAAGCTGGCTGGCTGGCAAGCAACTATCGCTGGCAGATCTGGCAGCGTCGGCGCATTTGTCGGTTCTGGATTATCTTGGTGACATAAATTGGGAAAAGCATCCAGAAGCCAAAACATGGTATGCTAAAATGAAGTCACGACCGTCATTCCGCGAATTGCTGGCGGATCAGGTGATTGGTCTGAAACCCCCAGCCTATTACAGCAACACCGATTTTTAG
- a CDS encoding GNAT family N-acetyltransferase yields MYEIALQTDADTKIVDALMDEAFGLNRHARSVWNLRPGAPVAEMCFVLRDNGIAVGSLRFWEVMLGTHPILLLGPLAVRPDLRGKGYGKALVSAGLTHAKSFNWPAILVSGEVDYYPKFGFVPAAPYDVQWPGFIEPERLQFFELKNGFLASLVGQNLPVRPVG; encoded by the coding sequence ATGTATGAAATTGCGCTACAGACCGACGCCGACACCAAGATTGTTGATGCGTTGATGGATGAGGCCTTTGGCCTCAATCGGCATGCGCGCTCAGTATGGAATTTGCGTCCGGGTGCGCCTGTTGCTGAGATGTGCTTTGTGCTTCGGGATAACGGCATTGCGGTGGGATCCTTGCGGTTCTGGGAAGTGATGCTGGGAACGCACCCCATTCTGTTGCTTGGCCCGCTTGCTGTGCGGCCTGATTTGCGAGGAAAAGGCTATGGCAAGGCATTGGTGTCTGCTGGTCTTACCCATGCCAAATCCTTCAATTGGCCAGCCATTTTGGTATCTGGGGAAGTTGATTACTATCCGAAATTCGGATTTGTTCCAGCCGCGCCATACGATGTTCAATGGCCGGGTTTCATAGAGCCAGAACGGCTTCAGTTCTTTGAGCTCAAGAATGGTTTTTTGGCTAGTCTGGTGGGGCAGAATTTACCTGTCCGCCCTGTTGGGTAA
- a CDS encoding alpha/beta fold hydrolase: MTMDEPDFLDINDTQRIAYHKIDGQKPGIIFLCGHGSDMQGTKSIYMENWARAQGHAFIRFDYRGHGASDGNFLDLAISDWTADALAVIDQLTAGPQILVGSSLGGWIMLNAACSRPERIAGLIGIAAAPDFTKELIWDKLDKDAQSAMKQTGFLSVPNPYADEPVIYPYHLVEDGAGHLHLQGDMIKINAPVRLLHGMQDEEVPWQVASRIMEKLVSDDVLLHLDKTATHRFSEPAQLDLLGQTIANLVRCIQHN; this comes from the coding sequence ATGACAATGGATGAACCTGATTTTCTTGATATAAATGACACCCAGCGCATAGCTTATCACAAGATAGATGGACAAAAACCAGGCATCATATTTCTATGTGGACATGGGTCTGACATGCAGGGCACTAAGTCTATTTATATGGAAAACTGGGCACGCGCACAGGGGCATGCGTTTATCCGGTTCGACTATCGCGGGCATGGCGCGTCGGATGGCAACTTTCTTGACCTAGCGATTTCCGATTGGACTGCAGATGCGCTAGCGGTCATAGATCAACTGACTGCGGGACCACAAATCCTTGTTGGCTCATCGCTTGGTGGCTGGATCATGTTGAACGCGGCCTGTAGCCGGCCGGAGCGCATTGCGGGTCTGATTGGCATTGCCGCCGCCCCCGATTTCACCAAAGAATTGATATGGGACAAGCTGGATAAGGATGCACAATCAGCCATGAAGCAAACCGGCTTTCTGTCGGTTCCCAACCCTTATGCTGATGAGCCTGTCATCTATCCCTATCATCTGGTTGAAGATGGCGCAGGGCATTTGCACCTGCAAGGTGACATGATCAAGATCAATGCGCCGGTGCGCCTGTTACATGGTATGCAGGATGAGGAGGTGCCATGGCAGGTTGCCAGCCGGATTATGGAAAAGCTTGTTTCCGATGATGTGCTTCTGCATCTCGACAAAACCGCAACGCATCGGTTTTCAGAACCAGCTCAGCTTGATTTGCTAGGGCAAACGATCGCCAATCTAGTGCGCTGCATCCAACATAACTAA